The genomic region GGCATGAAATAACTATTATCGGTGATAGAATGGCTTCTTCAGTCAGACAACTCTGGAAGACTTGTCCTAGAATGCGTGGGTTTTTATCTTTAAGTAAATGGCGGGTTACTCTGGGATTTTTATTAGAATCGCCCCATACAGGTCGTCTAAATCTTTTCCTCAAAGACTGATTAGGAAATTTTTAACTAGAATTATATTCATAGAGGACTAAAGTGGAAACCAGGTATCTATCTATAACTTTACCAGATGCTTCATCTTATAGTATTGCTGTTAACTTTACACAAGAAGGACAAGGAATAATCTCTAGTGAAACTCTTGCCAAAGAAACAGGATTACTCACATACGACCGCTATCTCAAGCATACCATCACTGAATTGGTAACTATTACTCATGTCGATCCCAAGAATTTAGAATTATACTACCGGGGCTTTCCTATCAGCACAGTTTCCCACAAGTGCGATTTCTTGGATACGGTAATTTTATTGCATAAAGGCACTTTACCAAACCAACAAGAAAAACAATGGTTAAAAAAGCAATTAGCCGAAAATTCTATTTTAGATAGAAAAATCCAAAAAGGATTAAGGCAGGTCATATCTTCATTTTCTCATGACACCAATGCCATTGCCATCTTAAGTGCTGGGTTATCTTATCTGGCTGCGGAATGTCCCTTACCTTTAAGAAATGAAACAGAACAACTACAAGCAGTCATCAAAGCCCTGGCTCTTAGTCCGATTATTGCAGCTATGATTATACAACATTGTCGGCAAGAATCATTTGAATTTCCCGAAAACTTTGGTGCGGATGGGGAGGATTATGATTATGCCCACAACTTACTAGCAATGATACATGGTGCTAATCAAGTTAGTAGTGAACAACAGACTTTGATGGATAAATTACTAGTTATTCATGCGGATGCTGGTCTAGCTCCATCAACGTTTGCAGGGGTACAAAATATTTCTCATGGTACTAGTATGTGGAACGCTTTAGTATCTATGGTCAATGCTTTATGTGGCGATAGACATGGTGGAGCAAACATCAGAGTTTTACTAATGTTTGACGAAATTGCTAGGCTTGATGGTGATCTAGAACAAAGTCTGAAAACTTATATAGATAAAACCATTGAACAAAAAAATAGAATCCCTGGGTTAGGACACATTGATTTCAAAGGACTCGATCCAAGAGCCAAAATTCTTGCCCAAATATGTGACAAGTTGATTAACGACTCCCAGGGAGATACTTTTATGCATATTGCCAGAAAAATGCATCACCTCGTTGATAGTATGGCTCAGTTTGATACAGTAAAACCTAACATTGATTTTTATTCTGGTCTTTTGTGGAGAACACTCGGAATACCTGATATGTTAATGACAGTTATGTTTTATTGCAGCCGTGTTGCTGGTTGCACAGCCCACTTTTGTATGGCTACCCACAACAAGAAAATAGTGTTTCCTAATAATTTTGTTGCAGGAAGTACAGGTTTATCTTTTGATAATAACAGTCAAGTTGTTTCCTATATGAGTCCATTATTTAACGCAGACTTGTAACTTAACACCATTGAACCAGTCCACTCTTCAAGATGAAAACTATTTTTATGCGGAGCATTGAACAACAATCATCGCAGCCTCTTTTAGAATCTGCATCAGATCCATTGCAAAAATGGTGGGTAATGCTGGGTATTAGTATCGGAATGTTCCTGTTTTCCTTAGATATCCACATTGTCAACCTATCTTTGCCCACATTGGTGCGAGAACTCCATACCAACTTTGCAACCATTGAATGGGTGCCCTTAAGTTACTTACTAATGCTCACAGTTTTGGTGCTAAGTGTAGGTCAATTGGGGGATATGTGGGGTAAGAAATGGTTGTACTTCGGTGGACTAATTCTTTTTACCTTCAGTTCACTGCTGTGTGGATTGGCTCCAACAGTAGAATATTTAATTGGGTTTCGAGTAATTCAGGGATTCAGTGCAGCCTTTATCTGTGCGCTTGCACCAGCGATTATTACAGAAGTCTTTCCCAAAGAGCAACGGGGACTGGCGCTGGGGATTTCCACAGGTATTGCTTGGCTGGGAACTGCATTAGGACCAACACTGGGAGGATTGCTGATTGGTTTTGGGAGCTGGCGGTTAATTTTTTTGGTAAATCTGCCGTTTTGTATAATTGCTAGCTTACTTGTCCTCTTCTTTGTCCCTGATTCTAGCAAAAGTGAAGCCAAACAAAGCTTTGATAGTCTAGGAACGCTGTTGATGGTAGTCACCTTGACTTGCTTTGTACTTGGAATCACAAAATTACAGAGCCAAGAATTTGGTGATACAAAGACAATCGTTTTTCTGACTGTTGCAGTCCTGGGCTTGGGGAGCTTTTTAGTATCGCAATCCCAGATTGCCAAACCGATGCTCAATTTAGAGATGTTTCGTTCTTTAGAACTCAGCCTCGGCTTATTACTGAGTGCGATCGCTTATGGATTTACAATAGGTGTTCTCTTCATTTTACCTTTTTTTCTAGAGTTAGTCAAACATTATCCCGAACAGCAGGTAGGGCTAATGCTAGCGGTGCTACCAGTTGCATCTATAATGATGACTCCGGTTGCAGGCTATTTATCTGATCGCATTGGAGAGCGAATTGTCAGCATCATCGGACTGGTGTTATTGGTATTCGGGTGTTTAGCTATCAGTACCTTTGAGGCTGAACTAACCGTGTGGGGGTATATTTTGCGAGTTACACCTCTGGCGTTGGGAGTAGGAATATTCCAACCCTCCAACCAAAGTGCTGTGATGGGAGGCATATCCCCAGAGCGATTGGGTATTGCTTCGGGGTTGTTGTTTTTGTCACGCACATTAGGACAGATCACAGGTTTATCGCTGATAGGTATTCTATTTTCTATTTTGACTTATACTCACACCCAAGCTAAATCTCCTATTGATGTTACAGATGCACCTGTTGAAGCATTAGTGTTTGCCGTGCAGATGAGTTTTCGCTTGATTGCGCCAATTCTCATAGCTGCAACAATTATGGCAGTTGTGTTGTGGTGGCTAGAAGGAAGGAAACAGAGAAGTTAATTGATTATTCTTTATCATTCCCCACTGAGTCAGATATTTCAGCATTTTTACTTAGCATTTCAGTTAAATATCGAGCTAAAATATAGAACCTTATGTCAACAATTTCCCGAAAATTATATGGATTTGACTATTTGCGAGTTATCTGCTCTTTAATAGTTGTTCTCTTGCATGTTCAACATGAATTTTCAAATCATTTCCATTTCACGCCAATCGAAGAAGTCCTGATAAATTCATTCATTTATAATTTTGGCTTTCTCGCAGTTCCTGTATTTTTACAGATTTCTTTATTTCTTTTTTATTTGAACCTTAATCTCAAAGAAAAATATTTCAAAAAAAGGATAATTGATATAACAAAAATTTATGTTCTATGGTTTCTTATATATCCAATTTTTATCAAATTAGTTATCGAACATGGAGAATTACCCTCATTAAATTTTCTATCTATTAACACCTTCATTGCTTCTGGGGGACATACATTAATATATTTTTTATCCGACCTGATATTATTAACTGCCATCTCAGGATTATTAATGAAAATAGGTTTGTTGAAAAATAAATATCTTGTGGTTTCATTTTTATTAATTAGCAGTCTAATTGTGTTTTTATTGCCATTTATTAGAATTTTCCCCCTGGCTTTATTAAATATCGATATGACTCAACATTGGAATCCTTTAAATTTTATCCCCTACATATTTTCTTCTTACCTCTTATATATGCAGCTAGATAATGAAACTAATTCATTAAATAAAATGTCTGTAGCAGCGTGGTGTGTCATCTTGCTAATCCTATGTTGTACAGTAGTAATCGAGTGGAGATATCTACAAGGTTATGACTTCTGGGAACATCGACTACTTTTGCCAATTTACTCGAGACTATCTCTAATTATTTCTGCCTATATCGTTAGTTATTTGGCTATTAATTATTTGTCATATCCACCACCTGTCTTCATACAATTAATTTCTAATTGTTCTCTAGGTATCTATTGTATTCATCATATTTTAATAGATATAGCTGTTTGGGTTTATCCCCAAAATTTAGAATTTTCTCCATTACCAGATTCAATTATTTTTTTGATGATATTTGCTTTGATTGCTATTATCACAATATCCTTGACAAACTTCACGAAAAAAATTAAATTTCTTGAGAAGTATTTATAATCCTGATTTGTTGACACATACAAGCTTGAAGATAGCGGAACTTATCTAACATTTTTTCACCCCATTCATTTGAGGTTAGCACCTTTTAGGTCAGCACCAGGGAGGTTAGCACGAGAGAGGTTAGCACCTCTGAGGTCAGTATCTTTGAGGTCAGCATAAAAGAGGTCAACATAAGAGAGGTCACATTGTGGACACTGACGAATTGCTAAAAGTCTGTCTAGGTCAGACTGGCTATAAGCATAACTAGGACTAGTGCCAAGGCTAAAAGAGGAAACAAGAAACAAAGTCAATGTCAGCGCTAATGTGAGAAATTTTTTCATTGTCTTAAATCCGTAACCAAATTATCGAGGTAAATTATACATGACTGTTCTTATCCATAAAAGAGCAACTAATAGAAATAAGGGCAGGGTAATGAGTAAGATATTTAACGTCAACAAGTTTTATCTTTACTCAAGTTCCATTCATAAGTTAGTAGTGAGATCTTGCTACGGGCGATTACATTGCACTCCCAATGGGCGATCGCTCCTCTCTTCAATCTAAACTCCAGTTAGTTAGATAGAGATAATTCAATATCTAAGCTGAAAGAAAAGGGAGTGGTTATAAGAATCACCAAATAAGTAGGCTAAATGTATGATAATGTAGGGGGTGTCGCAAACTATTACGTGCACCAAAATGTCCCCCCGCGAGAAAGGTTTTTAAAAACCTTCCTCCTGCTAAAGTCAACCCAATTAATTTTAAGTGAAGGTATGCAATACATCCCTACAGAAGCCATGTTATAGTAAATTAAACCGATTGAGTCAGTACCAAAGTGAATGGGAGGTATAGATATGGTGAGGCAAGTTCCACCAAAAACTCAACTGGGGGTGATAAAATCCAATAAAAATCAGCTTGGGGAGACAATCGCGCCTGAAATTGTCTACCCAGAAAGTGATGGTCAACCGATGGCGGATAACACTAAACAATTCACATGGATTGTCAAAATCAAAGAGAATCTGGAAATACTATTTAAGTCTAATCCAGATGTGTTTGTGGCTGGGGACTTATTTTGGTATCCAGTAGAGGGTAATAACAAAATTAAACTGGCTCCTGACACCATGGTGGTGTTTGGGAGACCCAAGGCGCACCGAGGGTCTTATCGACAGTGGGAGGAGGATAATATTCCTCCCCAGGTGGTGTTTGAAATTTTATCTCCCGGTAATACTCAAGATGAAATGGACAAAAAAAAGCTGTTTTATCTGAAACATGGGGTAGAGGAGTATTATGTATATGATCCAGATAGAATTAGTCTAAAAGTATCTATTAGGGAAAATAATTCATTTAAAGAGATTAAGGATTTTAGTGTTTGGACTAGTCCAAGATTGAATGTACGGTTTGATATGACTGGGGATGAATTAGTCATCTATTATCCAGATGGTGGTAGGTTTCTTAGTTCTGTAGAGTTGAGTAATTATGCAGAACAAGAAAGACTTCTTCGAGAACAAGCAAATCAACGTGCAGAACGGGAAAGACTGCTTAAAGAACGGGAAAGATTTCTTAAAGAGCAGGAACAACTAAAGTATCAAAATTTACTATCACAATTAAAAGCTAAGGGTATTGATATTAGTACACTGGAATAAACTATTACCTACACCAAAATGTCCCCCCGGGAGAAAGGTTTTTAAAAACCCTCCTCTTGCTAAAGTCAACCCAATTAATTTTAAGTGAGGGTATGCAATACATCCCTAAAGAAGCCATGTTATAGTAAATTAAACCGATTGAGTCAGTACCAAAGTGAATGGGAGGTATAGATATGGTGAGGCAAATTCCACCAAAAACTCAACTGGGGGTGATAAAATCCAATAAAAATCAGCTTGGGGAGACAATCGCGCCTGAAATTGTCTACCCAGAAAGTGATGGTCAACCGATGGCGGATAACACTAAACAATTCACATGGATTGTGAAAATCAAAGAGAATCTGGAAATACTATTTAAGTCTAATCCAGATGTGTTTGTGGCTGGGGACTTATTTTGGTATCCAGTAGAGGGTAATAACAAAATTAAACTGGCTCCTGACACCATGGTGGTGTTTGGGAGACCCAAGGCGCACCGAGGGTCTTATCGACAGTGGGAGGAGGATAATATTCCTCCCCAGGTAGTTTTTGAAATTTTATCTCC from Cylindrospermopsis curvispora GIHE-G1 harbors:
- a CDS encoding citrate/2-methylcitrate synthase, giving the protein METRYLSITLPDASSYSIAVNFTQEGQGIISSETLAKETGLLTYDRYLKHTITELVTITHVDPKNLELYYRGFPISTVSHKCDFLDTVILLHKGTLPNQQEKQWLKKQLAENSILDRKIQKGLRQVISSFSHDTNAIAILSAGLSYLAAECPLPLRNETEQLQAVIKALALSPIIAAMIIQHCRQESFEFPENFGADGEDYDYAHNLLAMIHGANQVSSEQQTLMDKLLVIHADAGLAPSTFAGVQNISHGTSMWNALVSMVNALCGDRHGGANIRVLLMFDEIARLDGDLEQSLKTYIDKTIEQKNRIPGLGHIDFKGLDPRAKILAQICDKLINDSQGDTFMHIARKMHHLVDSMAQFDTVKPNIDFYSGLLWRTLGIPDMLMTVMFYCSRVAGCTAHFCMATHNKKIVFPNNFVAGSTGLSFDNNSQVVSYMSPLFNADL
- a CDS encoding Uma2 family endonuclease, with translation MVRQVPPKTQLGVIKSNKNQLGETIAPEIVYPESDGQPMADNTKQFTWIVKIKENLEILFKSNPDVFVAGDLFWYPVEGNNKIKLAPDTMVVFGRPKAHRGSYRQWEEDNIPPQVVFEILSPGNTQDEMDKKKLFYLKHGVEEYYVYDPDRISLKVSIRENNSFKEIKDFSVWTSPRLNVRFDMTGDELVIYYPDGGRFLSSVELSNYAEQERLLREQANQRAERERLLKERERFLKEQEQLKYQNLLSQLKAKGIDISTLE
- a CDS encoding acyltransferase family protein, with protein sequence MSTISRKLYGFDYLRVICSLIVVLLHVQHEFSNHFHFTPIEEVLINSFIYNFGFLAVPVFLQISLFLFYLNLNLKEKYFKKRIIDITKIYVLWFLIYPIFIKLVIEHGELPSLNFLSINTFIASGGHTLIYFLSDLILLTAISGLLMKIGLLKNKYLVVSFLLISSLIVFLLPFIRIFPLALLNIDMTQHWNPLNFIPYIFSSYLLYMQLDNETNSLNKMSVAAWCVILLILCCTVVIEWRYLQGYDFWEHRLLLPIYSRLSLIISAYIVSYLAINYLSYPPPVFIQLISNCSLGIYCIHHILIDIAVWVYPQNLEFSPLPDSIIFLMIFALIAIITISLTNFTKKIKFLEKYL
- a CDS encoding pentapeptide repeat-containing protein, with translation MKKFLTLALTLTLFLVSSFSLGTSPSYAYSQSDLDRLLAIRQCPQCDLSYVDLFYADLKDTDLRGANLSRANLPGADLKGANLK
- a CDS encoding MFS transporter, translating into MKTIFMRSIEQQSSQPLLESASDPLQKWWVMLGISIGMFLFSLDIHIVNLSLPTLVRELHTNFATIEWVPLSYLLMLTVLVLSVGQLGDMWGKKWLYFGGLILFTFSSLLCGLAPTVEYLIGFRVIQGFSAAFICALAPAIITEVFPKEQRGLALGISTGIAWLGTALGPTLGGLLIGFGSWRLIFLVNLPFCIIASLLVLFFVPDSSKSEAKQSFDSLGTLLMVVTLTCFVLGITKLQSQEFGDTKTIVFLTVAVLGLGSFLVSQSQIAKPMLNLEMFRSLELSLGLLLSAIAYGFTIGVLFILPFFLELVKHYPEQQVGLMLAVLPVASIMMTPVAGYLSDRIGERIVSIIGLVLLVFGCLAISTFEAELTVWGYILRVTPLALGVGIFQPSNQSAVMGGISPERLGIASGLLFLSRTLGQITGLSLIGILFSILTYTHTQAKSPIDVTDAPVEALVFAVQMSFRLIAPILIAATIMAVVLWWLEGRKQRS